From a region of the Polynucleobacter corsicus genome:
- a CDS encoding helix-turn-helix domain-containing protein, translating into MEDKKYTFEELCALSGLSSRTLRYYIQIGLVDKPIGQTRAAHYVSSHLEKIIRIKQLSESGISLERIREVLSGEPLPLPERSKRPGHVEVRSHLWVADGIELQVSPETAELSPEQLRQFLKGVLQAYEQVKKDSQ; encoded by the coding sequence ATGGAAGATAAAAAATACACCTTTGAAGAGCTTTGCGCCCTATCAGGCCTTAGTTCCAGGACTTTACGGTATTACATCCAAATAGGCCTGGTAGATAAGCCTATAGGACAAACCCGGGCAGCTCATTATGTGAGCTCCCACCTTGAGAAGATCATTCGCATCAAGCAGTTATCTGAATCCGGGATATCGCTTGAACGAATTCGTGAAGTGCTATCTGGAGAGCCCCTTCCCCTGCCTGAAAGGTCTAAGAGACCAGGCCATGTCGAAGTGCGAAGCCACCTTTGGGTAGCGGATGGTATTGAGCTGCAGGTATCACCAGAAACAGCTGAACTTAGCCCTGAGCAATTACGCCAATTTTTAAAAGGCGTACTGCAGGCATATGAACAAGTGAAAAAGGATTCGCAATGA
- a CDS encoding DUF4011 domain-containing protein: MDLKQFLTEARSGLVDLSFSNPLLSYKQTKKRGINLRCLEPLALVQSLVSAEDYEVSLTSNPKIEIDLNASELDSRVKYTKQEAKLFIEEKGVNVLFFAVGFVTWVEDERSEFSYQSPLILIPVRLNQDGESLVKISKLDEDIQENFALIERFASLGIDVPRWSEEKGIESYFNELEGLTGYPIINGVDLNKATIDIFKTQKYFMYEDLNPDFWEEELAESGKLLPEFLGKLISGSMFESSSSTIGEKEIEGLKEESEPLLVKDADLSQFRTILNARNGRSFVIQGPPGTGKSQTITNLIADLIYQGKKVLFVSEKSTALNVVRDNLIEVGLGGLTLDLHDSDTRKTGVLKDLAQTIDAANNYTPDDSFSPKRYYELKEELQEIRAALNSDVANSGIRVEHLISSLEKIYSEFKDQKVSFSLLDEKFSRVEAIDLPYTEFSKNLEIIKNYERLSDEISEESRFVFSHVRVPNGQAFDEIRILDLIKNIAAHFADYIGPNAPSEEVESALMTLTKKAKDQLHRESIASVLNGAILAVDIREIDGIVAAFKSIQSDQNGYHSQIKGLGWTTPINDINNNLRSARPQIQHFFSPSRKREYQNLRAQYFHEKTNDDRVEELIRAINFSQIRISEIIGQIKSQYLRKFFNDEAKKFDIAGNIDGLIQIKVDLVSLESLGIFEAMANSTSEEIADVLDFLGAEQYSSPLESKVVLGYLKDLSAALNSNDLSTLPKHILGTVLASLPVALESNIEWNEFEISQGLIEAKKLQWAVDQNICLPSQAYAYRYFKNLKSLFDENSKYSKELSGTLIESKRDEYRQLDLLRKIYSKNLILKRQQDNIKGLLSQPSANFVALNKIFKKSRNIPSIRRVIQNCFEEISAIKPIFMMSPLSVATFIPRQTNYFDYLIFDEASQIKPSDALGAILRCKSTIIVGDSMQLPPTRIFDADSSTVDSASELYDDFDFDNSGIGLVDIPSILDLASSLRIPEFKLNWHYRSKFADLIAVSNKEFYEDSLVTFPDAKIPLDNEGVRFTFIENGNYERSTTRKNPNEAIAVVDAIFEHIKNNPERSLGVATFSVAQKEAIEEHLFQTQERRDLLDQFNKRHPKEDFFVKNIERIQGDERDCIFISIGYGRSSNSTSGSINFGPLSQNGGDKRLNVLISRAKYLCRVFSSIHYYDIPATTSAYPGVERLKKFLKFAETGEIDLPSITGGDYDSEFERSVANALRNKGYIVDGQVGSSGFKIDLAIRHPSKEGEYLCGVECDGATYHSSLTARERDRIRQEILESRGWTILRIWSTDWFRGRERELKKIEQKLLEMIGS; this comes from the coding sequence ATGGATCTAAAGCAATTTCTGACAGAAGCAAGAAGTGGATTGGTAGATTTATCTTTTTCCAATCCATTACTTAGCTATAAACAAACAAAAAAAAGAGGCATAAACCTTAGGTGCTTAGAGCCGCTGGCATTGGTACAAAGTCTAGTTAGTGCGGAAGATTATGAAGTTTCTTTAACCTCAAATCCAAAGATTGAAATTGATTTAAATGCTTCGGAACTAGATTCCAGGGTGAAATATACAAAGCAAGAGGCCAAGCTATTTATAGAAGAAAAAGGTGTTAACGTACTTTTTTTCGCAGTTGGTTTTGTTACATGGGTTGAGGATGAGCGTTCGGAATTTAGCTATCAATCACCATTAATTCTGATTCCGGTGAGATTAAACCAAGATGGGGAAAGTCTTGTAAAAATATCAAAACTAGATGAGGACATTCAAGAAAATTTTGCATTAATTGAGAGATTCGCTAGTTTAGGTATTGATGTACCAAGATGGTCGGAGGAGAAAGGGATTGAGTCGTATTTTAATGAATTGGAGGGGCTGACAGGTTATCCAATTATTAATGGGGTAGATTTAAATAAAGCGACCATTGATATATTCAAGACGCAGAAGTATTTTATGTATGAAGATTTAAATCCTGACTTCTGGGAGGAAGAGCTTGCTGAATCAGGTAAGCTGCTACCAGAATTTCTAGGGAAGCTAATAAGCGGTTCGATGTTTGAATCCTCGAGCAGCACTATCGGTGAAAAGGAAATAGAAGGGTTAAAAGAGGAGTCTGAGCCTTTGCTGGTAAAGGATGCTGACTTAAGTCAGTTCAGAACAATATTAAATGCAAGAAATGGGCGTTCATTCGTAATTCAAGGTCCTCCGGGCACTGGTAAATCACAGACTATTACAAATCTAATTGCAGATTTAATTTACCAGGGTAAAAAAGTTTTATTTGTATCGGAAAAAAGTACCGCTCTGAATGTTGTTCGCGATAACTTAATTGAAGTTGGGCTAGGTGGATTAACTTTAGATTTGCATGACTCAGATACAAGAAAAACAGGGGTTTTAAAAGATCTCGCGCAGACGATTGACGCTGCCAATAACTATACTCCGGATGATTCATTTTCACCCAAAAGATATTACGAGCTAAAGGAGGAATTGCAGGAAATTAGAGCGGCCTTAAATTCCGATGTTGCGAATAGTGGGATAAGGGTTGAGCATTTAATATCCAGCCTAGAGAAAATATATAGTGAGTTCAAGGACCAAAAAGTATCCTTTTCCTTGTTGGATGAAAAATTCTCTAGGGTCGAAGCGATAGATTTGCCTTACACAGAATTTTCAAAAAATCTAGAAATCATTAAGAATTATGAGAGGCTATCTGACGAAATTTCAGAGGAAAGTCGATTTGTTTTTTCGCATGTAAGAGTGCCAAATGGGCAAGCGTTCGACGAAATTCGGATTTTAGATTTAATCAAAAATATTGCAGCGCATTTTGCTGACTATATAGGCCCAAATGCCCCTTCAGAAGAGGTTGAAAGTGCATTAATGACTTTAACCAAGAAGGCGAAAGATCAGCTTCATAGAGAGTCAATCGCCTCAGTTCTAAATGGCGCTATCTTAGCTGTCGATATAAGAGAAATTGACGGAATTGTTGCAGCCTTTAAAAGCATCCAATCAGATCAAAATGGATATCATAGTCAAATTAAGGGCTTGGGCTGGACCACCCCAATTAATGACATCAACAACAATCTTCGCTCTGCTCGCCCTCAAATTCAACATTTTTTCTCACCCTCGCGAAAAAGGGAATATCAAAATTTAAGGGCGCAATATTTTCACGAAAAAACTAATGACGATAGGGTTGAGGAGCTTATTAGGGCCATCAATTTTTCCCAAATTAGGATTTCAGAAATTATTGGACAAATAAAGAGCCAATATTTGCGGAAATTTTTTAATGATGAGGCTAAAAAATTTGATATTGCGGGCAATATAGATGGGTTGATTCAAATCAAGGTGGACTTAGTGTCGCTTGAGTCGTTAGGAATTTTTGAGGCGATGGCGAACTCCACTTCTGAGGAGATTGCAGATGTCTTGGACTTTCTTGGTGCCGAGCAATATTCAAGCCCACTGGAGTCGAAGGTGGTGTTGGGTTACCTTAAGGACTTAAGTGCAGCCCTGAATTCAAATGATTTATCCACCCTTCCTAAACATATTTTAGGCACGGTTTTAGCCTCTCTTCCAGTTGCACTCGAATCTAATATTGAATGGAATGAATTTGAAATTAGTCAGGGCTTAATTGAAGCTAAAAAATTACAGTGGGCAGTCGATCAAAACATATGTTTGCCAAGCCAGGCATATGCCTATAGGTATTTTAAAAATTTAAAAAGTTTGTTTGACGAAAATTCAAAATATTCAAAAGAATTAAGCGGTACCTTAATTGAAAGTAAGCGGGATGAATATAGGCAATTGGATTTGCTTCGAAAAATTTATTCCAAAAATTTAATTTTAAAGCGACAGCAAGATAACATCAAAGGTCTTCTGTCTCAGCCTTCTGCTAATTTTGTTGCCCTAAATAAAATTTTTAAAAAATCGAGAAATATCCCATCGATAAGAAGGGTGATACAAAATTGCTTTGAGGAAATCAGTGCAATTAAGCCGATTTTCATGATGAGCCCACTAAGTGTTGCCACATTCATACCAAGGCAAACAAATTATTTTGATTATTTAATATTTGATGAAGCTAGCCAAATAAAGCCTAGCGATGCTTTGGGTGCAATTCTTCGTTGCAAGTCAACAATAATTGTTGGGGACTCTATGCAGTTACCCCCTACAAGAATATTTGATGCTGACTCATCTACTGTAGATAGCGCTTCAGAGCTATATGATGATTTTGATTTCGACAACTCTGGTATTGGTCTTGTCGATATTCCAAGTATTTTGGATTTGGCTTCTTCCTTAAGAATTCCTGAGTTTAAGTTGAATTGGCACTATAGGAGTAAATTTGCCGATCTTATAGCTGTCAGCAATAAAGAGTTTTATGAAGACAGTCTAGTTACATTCCCAGATGCCAAGATCCCGCTTGATAATGAAGGGGTTCGGTTTACTTTTATCGAAAATGGAAATTACGAAAGATCAACTACGCGTAAGAATCCAAATGAAGCAATTGCTGTAGTTGATGCTATTTTTGAGCATATAAAAAATAATCCTGAGCGTTCATTGGGTGTGGCAACCTTTAGTGTTGCGCAAAAAGAGGCTATTGAAGAGCATCTTTTCCAAACCCAAGAACGTCGTGATTTGTTAGATCAGTTTAATAAGCGGCACCCTAAAGAAGATTTTTTTGTAAAGAATATTGAGCGTATACAGGGCGATGAGAGGGACTGTATATTCATTAGTATCGGGTATGGTCGATCCTCAAACTCAACTTCGGGATCAATAAACTTTGGGCCCCTTAGTCAGAATGGCGGAGATAAGAGGTTAAATGTGCTGATCAGCCGTGCAAAATATCTTTGCCGTGTATTTTCTAGCATTCATTATTACGACATACCAGCAACTACGAGTGCATATCCCGGGGTTGAGAGACTAAAGAAATTTTTAAAATTTGCAGAAACTGGCGAAATTGATTTGCCAAGCATTACGGGTGGAGACTACGACTCCGAATTTGAGCGCTCGGTAGCAAATGCCCTGCGCAATAAGGGTTATATTGTAGATGGTCAAGTTGGTAGTAGCGGCTTCAAGATCGACCTAGCAATTAGGCATCCTTCCAAAGAGGGCGAATATCTCTGTGGTGTTGAGTGTGATGGAGCAACATATCATAGTTCCTTGACGGCTAGAGAGCGCGATAGAATCAGGCAAGAAATCTTAGAGTCAAGAGGTTGGACCATTCTTAGAATTTGGAGTACAGATTGGTTTAGGGGCAGAGAAAGAGAGTTGAAAAAAATTGAACAAAAATTATTGGAAATGATTGGGAGTTGA
- a CDS encoding transposase, which yields MAKGQRLKPEQIVTLFRQIDVLTTNGKTLAQACKEVGTVEQSYYRWRKIYGGMKVDGNPPIFNLS from the coding sequence ATGGCAAAAGGCCAACGTCTTAAACCCGAGCAAATCGTCACCTTATTCCGTCAAATCGATGTCCTGACAACGAACGGCAAAACCCTAGCCCAGGCCTGTAAAGAAGTGGGAACGGTAGAGCAAAGCTACTATCGTTGGCGCAAGATTTATGGCGGCATGAAGGTCGATGGTAATCCCCCCATTTTTAACTTAAGCTAA
- a CDS encoding IS3 family transposase (programmed frameshift) — MKTSRFTDSQIMAILKQAEAGMPAPELCREHGISIASFYKWRAKYGGMDASMMSRVKELEAENARLKKMYAEVQLQADVLKEGLTKKVTRPSRRREMASQQVHSGRMSIRLACDTFVISQTCYRYHPKLSTDNALIADWLVRLTQNQRNWGFGLCFLYLRNVKGFTWNHKRVYRIYRELELNLRIKPHKRLVREKPVPLAVPEGINDTWSIDFMHDQLHDGRSIRLFNVIDDFNREALAIDIDFSMSAARVVRSLDQVIEWRGKPLKIRCDNGPELVGSVLMQWATSHQIEMTYIQPGKPQQNAYIERYNRTVRYDWLNQYLFESIDEVQDFATDWMWTYNHERPNMGLGGITPKQKLALAVPASTFSLS; from the exons ATGAAAACCTCCCGCTTTACCGATAGCCAAATCATGGCCATCCTCAAACAAGCCGAGGCTGGCATGCCAGCCCCAGAGCTATGCCGTGAACACGGCATTAGCATTGCTAGCTTCTATAAGTGGCGAGCCAAGTATGGCGGCATGGATGCTTCCATGATGTCTCGCGTTAAAGAGCTTGAAGCTGAGAACGCCCGCTTAAAGAAGATGTACGCGGAGGTTCAGCTCCAAGCCGATGTGCTCAAAGAAG GTCTTACAAAAAAAGTAACTCGGCCATCTCGTAGGCGCGAGATGGCCAGCCAACAGGTTCACAGTGGCCGAATGAGCATCCGTTTAGCGTGCGATACCTTTGTCATTAGCCAGACTTGCTATCGCTATCACCCGAAGCTATCGACCGACAATGCCCTCATTGCTGATTGGCTGGTGCGTCTTACTCAGAACCAACGTAACTGGGGTTTTGGGCTTTGCTTCTTGTACTTACGTAATGTGAAGGGCTTTACTTGGAACCATAAGCGGGTCTATCGCATCTACCGGGAGTTAGAACTGAACCTCCGGATTAAGCCCCATAAACGCTTGGTACGCGAGAAGCCTGTGCCATTGGCAGTACCTGAAGGTATCAATGACACCTGGTCCATTGATTTTATGCATGACCAGTTGCACGATGGTAGATCTATCCGCTTGTTTAATGTGATTGATGACTTTAATCGGGAAGCCTTAGCAATCGATATTGATTTTTCCATGTCAGCAGCCAGAGTGGTTCGCTCACTCGATCAAGTGATTGAGTGGCGTGGCAAGCCTTTAAAAATACGTTGCGATAATGGGCCGGAACTAGTGGGTAGCGTGCTCATGCAGTGGGCTACGAGTCATCAAATAGAGATGACTTATATCCAACCAGGTAAGCCACAACAAAATGCGTACATTGAAAGATACAACCGCACCGTACGTTACGATTGGCTTAATCAATACCTCTTTGAATCGATTGATGAAGTTCAAGACTTTGCTACCGATTGGATGTGGACATACAATCATGAAAGACCGAACATGGGCTTAGGTGGAATAACGCCGAAGCAAAAACTAGCACTTGCAGTACCAGCCTCTACTTTTAGCTTAAGTTAA
- a CDS encoding HNH endonuclease: protein MSCAPSAEEQLDFLTKIQRLFNESDFSSTYKYALLISLADLAIELGKDDDSLLKLSNRQIAERFIELYWQQAAPYKDSGSNESTILFQNNGTQAAIIKAINEFRQQNNCNSSQAARGSKNYKKLVTAVAATVAKQPINYLQNVGGGNLPFLYERNPSSIILKKGVAYCLRRFQPLIQQLARSRWTDFIKKNTKNIPILGEKDDLNSFLFETSRKTLALVCKGLKELYGNKCFYCNKSSSELEVDHFIPFSLYPRDLMHNFVLACSKCNRSKSDTLGAKIHFDRWVKFTTNNSEAISKIGERAAVSSNLEISLAIAKWGYELAINNNVNFWINSGHYEKLNISNLFR, encoded by the coding sequence ATGAGCTGCGCACCATCAGCTGAGGAGCAACTGGACTTCCTCACAAAAATCCAAAGACTCTTTAATGAGAGTGACTTTAGCTCAACCTATAAATACGCTCTACTCATTTCCTTAGCAGACCTAGCAATTGAGCTGGGCAAAGATGATGACTCTTTGCTTAAATTAAGCAATAGACAAATCGCGGAGAGATTTATTGAGCTCTATTGGCAGCAAGCCGCCCCCTACAAAGATTCAGGATCAAATGAAAGTACCATTCTTTTTCAAAACAATGGTACTCAGGCAGCAATTATTAAGGCTATTAATGAATTCAGGCAGCAAAACAACTGCAACTCTTCACAGGCCGCTAGGGGCTCAAAGAACTATAAGAAGCTAGTGACTGCGGTTGCCGCAACAGTGGCAAAGCAACCAATTAACTACTTACAGAATGTTGGCGGAGGAAATCTTCCATTTTTATATGAGCGCAATCCTAGCTCAATAATCCTTAAAAAAGGGGTTGCCTATTGCTTAAGAAGATTTCAGCCATTGATTCAACAATTGGCAAGAAGCAGATGGACTGACTTCATTAAGAAAAATACGAAAAATATCCCAATTCTCGGGGAGAAAGACGATCTCAACAGTTTCTTATTTGAAACCTCAAGAAAAACTCTAGCTCTAGTATGCAAGGGTCTCAAAGAGCTTTATGGAAACAAATGCTTTTATTGCAATAAATCATCCTCAGAGCTTGAGGTTGATCACTTTATCCCCTTCTCACTCTATCCCAGAGACTTAATGCATAACTTTGTCCTAGCTTGCTCTAAATGCAATAGAAGTAAATCAGACACCTTAGGGGCAAAGATTCATTTTGATAGGTGGGTTAAATTCACCACCAATAATTCCGAGGCAATTTCAAAAATTGGGGAACGAGCTGCGGTTTCTTCTAATTTAGAAATTAGTCTTGCAATTGCGAAATGGGGTTATGAGTTAGCTATCAATAACAATGTAAATTTTTGGATAAATTCAGGCCATTACGAGAAATTAAATATTTCAAACTTATTTAGATAA
- a CDS encoding HIT family protein, with product MSKTEKPCPFCTLPAQRIIDSNAFGVTIRDGFPVTPGHTLVIPKRHIGSWFEISREEQQGLMELVTKAQKVLEQEFSPDGYNIGINDGPAAGQTVPHLHMHLIPRYKGDQADARGGVRWIIPEKAKYWE from the coding sequence ATGTCAAAAACAGAAAAACCTTGCCCTTTCTGCACTCTGCCTGCTCAGCGAATTATTGATTCCAATGCATTTGGGGTGACGATTCGCGATGGCTTTCCAGTGACACCTGGGCATACATTAGTGATTCCCAAAAGACATATTGGCTCCTGGTTTGAAATCAGCCGAGAAGAGCAGCAAGGCTTAATGGAACTAGTCACAAAAGCTCAAAAAGTACTAGAACAAGAATTTAGCCCCGATGGTTACAACATTGGAATTAACGATGGGCCTGCAGCTGGTCAAACAGTTCCGCATTTACACATGCATCTAATTCCTAGGTACAAAGGTGATCAAGCAGATGCTAGAGGCGGCGTAAGATGGATTATTCCTGAGAAAGCGAAGTATTGGGAATGA
- a CDS encoding vWA domain-containing protein produces the protein MINGRELEVVLGTRKQVMASNSGESLDVLLRLRAPMQEIHMQANRTPLAVSLVIDRSGSMGEGRLTEAKRCALDLLSRLKDEDWVSVVIYDDQVEVLLETMSARMAKTLLPIRLEGIQPRSMTNLHGGWLKGAETLAPRAGHGMVSRVILLSDGHANRGLQERESIYEQVRELASAGVTTSTVGIGLDFNEELMTGIATAGQGNSWYGQRAEDLAESFDAELGFLTSLVWHDLRIKLTTPLLPSMGQIKVRNDYVKNTGGQYCLPAIAQGSEVWMAISLSMSEVIHLQDNGSVLHCTILAKDKDGIEHEFAVSLPQLKVASLADYRLAQEDELVARRFNEVESADIQREARVHVRDRNWSTVERLMGKLEERSRENPWLVETVSYLRKLLERRDHDAMEKELMYSSDKLKNRVADLNDSMSFCMMEEAVKPAFMRKKVSQGRNSDSQET, from the coding sequence ATGATTAATGGCAGAGAATTAGAAGTGGTCCTAGGAACTCGCAAACAGGTAATGGCAAGTAATTCTGGCGAGAGTTTAGATGTGTTACTGCGTCTACGAGCACCTATGCAAGAAATTCATATGCAGGCCAATAGAACTCCGCTTGCGGTATCGCTAGTGATTGATCGCTCAGGCTCTATGGGGGAGGGAAGGCTTACTGAAGCTAAACGCTGTGCCCTGGACTTATTGTCTCGCCTAAAGGATGAAGATTGGGTCTCTGTTGTGATCTACGATGATCAAGTTGAAGTCCTGCTGGAAACCATGTCTGCTCGTATGGCTAAAACCTTGTTGCCTATTCGTTTGGAAGGCATTCAGCCTCGTAGTATGACTAACTTACATGGTGGCTGGCTTAAGGGTGCTGAAACATTAGCGCCCCGAGCAGGTCACGGTATGGTCAGTCGCGTAATCTTGTTATCTGACGGCCATGCCAACCGAGGCTTACAAGAGCGTGAATCAATCTATGAGCAGGTGAGAGAGCTAGCAAGTGCTGGAGTCACCACCTCTACAGTAGGTATAGGTCTTGATTTTAATGAAGAGCTGATGACTGGAATTGCAACGGCCGGTCAAGGTAATAGTTGGTATGGCCAGCGTGCCGAGGATCTTGCAGAATCTTTTGATGCGGAGCTCGGATTCCTAACCAGTCTAGTTTGGCATGATTTGCGTATTAAGTTAACAACACCGCTATTGCCAAGTATGGGTCAGATCAAAGTGCGAAATGACTATGTAAAAAATACTGGAGGTCAATATTGCTTGCCAGCCATTGCGCAAGGGTCAGAAGTTTGGATGGCAATCTCACTGTCAATGTCTGAAGTTATTCACCTACAAGATAATGGCTCAGTTCTGCATTGCACGATATTGGCGAAAGATAAAGATGGTATTGAGCATGAGTTCGCGGTGAGTCTTCCGCAGCTTAAAGTGGCATCTCTAGCCGACTATCGGTTGGCTCAAGAAGATGAATTGGTGGCTCGCCGCTTTAATGAGGTGGAGTCAGCCGATATCCAGCGAGAGGCCCGCGTACATGTGCGCGATCGCAACTGGTCAACTGTGGAGCGGCTGATGGGTAAGCTAGAGGAGCGTTCCAGAGAGAACCCTTGGTTGGTAGAAACAGTCAGTTACCTGCGTAAGCTCTTGGAAAGGCGTGATCATGATGCAATGGAAAAGGAATTGATGTATTCCTCTGATAAGCTTAAGAATCGTGTGGCTGATTTAAATGATTCCATGTCGTTCTGCATGATGGAAGAAGCAGTTAAGCCAGCATTCATGCGCAAGAAGGTTTCTCAAGGTCGTAATTCAGATTCGCAAGAGACTTAA
- the rmuC gene encoding DNA recombination protein RmuC: MLEIYIGFGILAILVVAVWLKLSKLNLDQNIGQELAQLRVDLSRLEGSVREQLGAQGTTMTEIRAAMTNLEREVIRVLDAKISQLIADTRTERESMQLASTNASTELRTDLNSRLTSMGTTITQQLQATGNQVSTTLNQRLGEIQADSAQKLEAMRKTVDEKLHATLEQRLGESFKQVSERLEQVHRGLGEMQTLATGVGDLKRVLTNVKSRGTWGEVQLGALIEQTLTIDQYSKNISTRPGSRDLVEFAIRLPGQDANSPVWLPVDAKFPVEDYQRLMDAQDRADLVEIESSAKALESRIKSEAKTIREKYVEPPYTTDFAILFLPTEGLYAEVMRRQGLLESLQRDFRVTVAGPSTFSAMLNSLHMGFKTLAIEKRSSEIWNTLGQIKTEFSKFGDVIDATKKKLEAATKSFDAVDVRTRQINKRLSGVEALPIGITPLIESDELEDPVIGSGLSDG, encoded by the coding sequence ATGTTAGAGATCTACATCGGTTTTGGGATTCTCGCAATATTAGTGGTTGCGGTATGGCTAAAGTTAAGCAAGCTAAATCTTGATCAGAATATTGGTCAAGAGCTAGCGCAATTAAGAGTTGATCTTTCGCGTTTGGAGGGGTCCGTTCGAGAGCAGCTAGGCGCTCAAGGCACAACGATGACTGAGATACGCGCTGCCATGACCAATCTTGAGCGCGAGGTGATTCGAGTGCTGGATGCCAAGATTAGTCAATTAATTGCAGATACCAGAACCGAACGTGAATCTATGCAATTAGCCAGCACCAACGCAAGCACGGAGTTACGAACAGATCTCAATAGTCGTCTTACCAGTATGGGTACGACGATCACTCAGCAATTACAAGCAACTGGTAATCAGGTGAGCACTACCCTCAATCAACGCTTAGGAGAAATTCAGGCTGACTCGGCACAAAAGCTTGAGGCAATGCGCAAAACAGTTGATGAAAAACTGCATGCCACACTCGAGCAGCGCTTGGGCGAGTCCTTTAAGCAGGTATCAGAACGTTTGGAGCAAGTTCACCGAGGTCTTGGTGAAATGCAAACCTTAGCAACCGGAGTGGGTGATCTGAAGCGAGTTCTCACCAATGTGAAGTCTCGTGGCACATGGGGTGAAGTGCAGCTTGGTGCTTTAATTGAGCAAACCTTAACGATTGATCAGTATTCTAAGAATATCTCTACGAGACCTGGCAGCAGAGACTTAGTTGAATTTGCTATTCGCCTGCCGGGGCAAGATGCAAATTCTCCAGTATGGTTGCCAGTCGACGCCAAGTTTCCAGTCGAAGATTATCAGCGCCTAATGGATGCGCAGGATCGTGCTGATTTAGTGGAAATAGAGTCAAGTGCTAAGGCTCTCGAAAGTCGCATTAAGAGTGAGGCTAAAACAATACGAGAGAAGTATGTTGAGCCCCCGTATACAACTGACTTTGCAATTCTGTTCTTGCCTACTGAGGGGCTATATGCTGAAGTAATGCGTCGCCAAGGTCTTTTAGAGTCACTACAAAGAGACTTTCGTGTAACAGTAGCTGGGCCATCTACATTTTCTGCAATGCTCAATAGCTTGCACATGGGATTTAAAACTCTCGCTATTGAAAAACGCTCATCTGAGATTTGGAACACTTTAGGTCAAATTAAAACGGAATTTAGTAAATTTGGTGATGTTATTGATGCTACGAAGAAGAAATTAGAAGCGGCCACTAAATCCTTTGATGCTGTTGATGTGCGTACTCGACAAATAAATAAGAGGCTTAGCGGAGTAGAGGCTTTACCAATAGGAATTACACCTCTCATAGAGAGTGATGAGCTCGAAGATCCAGTTATAGGATCAGGTCTATCAGACGGCTAA
- a CDS encoding helix-turn-helix transcriptional regulator, with amino-acid sequence MSNSNSEVILMRIPQILEVMPISKSKFWLMVQKGEFPKPIKIGRSSFWTIEQVQTFIREKTRQSSH; translated from the coding sequence ATGAGTAATTCAAATTCAGAAGTGATCTTAATGAGAATTCCACAGATTCTGGAAGTCATGCCAATTTCAAAATCCAAGTTTTGGCTAATGGTTCAGAAAGGCGAGTTCCCTAAGCCGATCAAGATTGGAAGATCCTCTTTTTGGACTATTGAGCAGGTTCAGACCTTTATCCGAGAAAAGACAAGGCAATCAAGCCATTGA